A DNA window from Impatiens glandulifera chromosome 7, dImpGla2.1, whole genome shotgun sequence contains the following coding sequences:
- the LOC124909665 gene encoding beta-D-glucosyl crocetin beta-1,6-glucosyltransferase-like — METKKPCLNVVMVPWLAHGHVSPYLELAKRLADRNFRIYLCSTPINLSSIKKRVTQKYSQSIKLIEFHIPSQPDLPPHFHTTNGLPLHLNSVLKRAMDKASPSFNQIIKTLKPDILIYDFNQEWASVAATTIGIPAVPFISGSASAMCYIFHTFMKQGVDFPYPVLNLRGTHWNRMIQEMLNTTLSEQSQTESESIPLFSRTCDIIFMKTFGELEGKYIEYGSNLLGKKIVPTGPLAQEHGDSEDNSEIMEWLNKKEASSTVFVSFGTESFLSREEIEEVAKGLELSMVNFIWVLRFSFEEEEKISIEKALPIGFLERVGDRGLVVEKWAPQARILMHPNVGGFVSHCGWGSIMEAMTFGIPIVAIPMNLDQPVNARLVEEIGVGLEINRDENGGLSGEEIAEFIREVIVGDEDGKKIRDNTREMKHKIKSKGEEDMDCVVEDLYKLHKKNIHEKNMD; from the exons ATGGAGACGAAGAAGCCATGCTTGAATGTTGTAATGGTCCCATGGCTAGCCCATGGCCATGTCTCTCCTTACTTAGAGCTTGCCAAGAGACTTGCCGACAGAAACTTCCGAATCTATCTATGTTCAACCCCGATCAATCTGAGCTCCATCAAGAAAAGGGTCACACAGAAATACTCTCAATCGATCAAACTCATCGAATTCCATATCCCATCTCAACCCGACCTTCCTCCCCATTTCCACACAACAAATGGCCTCCCACTTCACCTAAACTCAGTTCTCAAAAGAGCCATGGACAAAGCCAGCCCATCCTTCAACCAAATCATTAAAACCCTGAAACCGGACATACTCATTTACGACTTCAACCAAGAATGGGCATCAGTCGCCGCAACAACAATCGGGATACCAGCAGTTCCATTCATCAGCGGTAGCGCTTCCGCCATGTGTTATATCTTCCATACATTTATGAAACAGGGCGTTGACTTCCCTTATCCCGTCTTGAATCTACGGGGAACTCACTGGAACCGAATGATTCAAGAAATGTTGAATACAACTCTGAGTGAGCAAAGTCAAACTGAAAGTGAaa GCATTCCGCTCTTTAGTAGAACCTGCGACATCATATTCATGAAGACGTTTGGAGAATTGGAAGGGAAATACATAGAGTACGGATCAAACCTACTTGGAAAAAAGATAGTCCCCACGGGTCCTCTGGCTCAAGAACACGGAGACTCGGAAGATAACAGCGAGATCATGGAGTGGCTTAACAAGAAAGAGGCATCTTCAACAGTTTTCGTATCATTTGGAACAGAGTCCTTTTTGTCTAGAGAAGAAATAGAGGAAGTAGCAAAAGGGTTGGAGCTAAGTATGGTGAATTTCATTTGGGTGCTTAGATTTTCCtttgaggaggaggagaagatttCAATTGAAAAAGCACTGCCAATTGGCTTTCTTGAGAGGGTGGGAGATAGAGGTCTTGTAGTTGAGAAATGGGCTCCGCAAGCTAGAATCTTGATGCACCCAAATGTTGGTGGATTTGTAAGCCATTGTGGGTGGGGTTCTATAATGGAGGCCATGACATTTGGAATTCCAATTGTGGCTATACCCATGAACTTAGACCAACCAGTGAATGCGAGGTTAGTGGAGGAGATCGGTGTGGGGTTGGAAATAAATAGAGATGAGAATGGAGGGCTGAGCGGGGAAGAGATTGCAGAGTTCATAAGGGAAGTCATAGTTGGTGATGAAGATGGGAAGAAGATTAGGGACAATACAAGAGAAATGAAACACAAAATCAAAAGTAAAGGAGAAGAAGATATGGATTGTGTTGTGGAAGACTTATACAAgcttcacaagaagaatattcATGAAAAAAACATGGATTAA